One genomic segment of Amycolatopsis granulosa includes these proteins:
- the ffh gene encoding signal recognition particle protein has protein sequence MFDTLSDRLTSVLQNLRGKGKLTDADIDATAREIRIALLEADVALPVVREFIAHVKERAKGAEVSEALNPAQQVIKIVNEELIGILGGETRRLSLAKNPPTVIMLAGLQGSGKTTLAGKLALFLKKQGHAPLLVACDLQRPNAVTQLQVVGERAGVPTFAPEPGNGVGDPVDVARRGVEEARHAQHDIVIVDTAGRLGVDEELMKQAADIRDAVEPDEVLFVVDAMIGQDAVTTAEAFRDGVGFTGVVLTKLDGDARGGAALSVRQVTGQPILFASNGEKLEDFDTFHPDRMASRILGMGDLLTLIEQAEQAFDQEQAEKAAAKLGTGQLTLEDFLEQMLAVRKMGPIGNLLGMLPGAGQMKEQLAQVDDKHLDRLQAIIRGMTPAERADPKIINGSRRQRIAVGSGVTVREVNDLVNRFFEARKMMQQMAGRFGFGGGSATKRKKGKKGKKGKGPTQPKVRGGFPGGMPMLPPAGGGMPDLSQLGGGMNDVPGFDPAKFKLPKNK, from the coding sequence GTGTTCGACACCCTCTCCGACCGGCTCACCTCGGTCCTGCAGAACCTGCGGGGCAAGGGGAAGCTGACCGACGCCGACATCGACGCCACCGCGCGCGAGATCCGCATCGCGCTGCTGGAGGCCGACGTCGCGCTGCCCGTCGTCCGGGAGTTCATCGCGCACGTCAAGGAGCGCGCGAAGGGCGCCGAGGTCTCCGAGGCCCTCAACCCGGCGCAGCAGGTCATCAAGATCGTCAACGAGGAGCTCATCGGCATCCTCGGTGGCGAGACCCGCCGCCTGAGCCTGGCGAAGAACCCGCCGACCGTGATCATGCTCGCCGGTCTGCAGGGTTCCGGTAAGACGACCCTGGCCGGCAAGCTCGCGCTGTTCCTCAAGAAGCAGGGGCACGCGCCGCTGCTGGTCGCCTGTGACCTCCAGCGCCCCAACGCCGTCACCCAGCTGCAGGTGGTCGGTGAGCGAGCGGGCGTGCCGACTTTCGCGCCCGAGCCCGGCAACGGCGTCGGCGACCCGGTCGACGTGGCCCGCCGCGGCGTCGAGGAGGCCAGGCACGCGCAGCACGACATCGTCATCGTCGACACCGCCGGACGGCTGGGTGTCGACGAGGAGCTGATGAAGCAGGCCGCCGACATCCGGGACGCGGTCGAACCCGACGAGGTCCTGTTCGTCGTCGACGCGATGATCGGTCAGGACGCGGTCACCACGGCCGAGGCGTTCCGCGACGGCGTCGGCTTCACCGGGGTGGTCCTCACCAAGCTCGACGGTGACGCCCGGGGCGGTGCGGCGTTGTCCGTGCGCCAGGTCACCGGCCAGCCGATCCTGTTCGCCTCCAACGGTGAGAAGCTCGAGGACTTCGACACCTTCCACCCGGACCGGATGGCGAGCCGGATCCTCGGCATGGGCGACCTGCTCACCCTGATCGAACAGGCCGAGCAGGCGTTCGACCAGGAGCAGGCCGAGAAGGCCGCGGCGAAGCTGGGCACCGGTCAGCTCACGCTGGAGGACTTCCTGGAGCAGATGCTCGCGGTCCGCAAGATGGGCCCGATCGGCAACCTGCTGGGCATGCTGCCCGGCGCGGGGCAGATGAAGGAGCAGCTCGCCCAGGTCGACGACAAGCACCTGGACCGCCTGCAGGCGATCATCCGCGGCATGACCCCGGCGGAGCGGGCCGATCCGAAGATCATCAACGGCTCGCGGCGCCAGCGCATCGCGGTCGGCTCCGGCGTCACCGTGCGCGAGGTCAACGACCTGGTCAACCGGTTCTTCGAAGCCCGCAAGATGATGCAGCAGATGGCCGGCCGCTTCGGCTTCGGCGGCGGCAGCGCCACCAAGCGCAAGAAGGGCAAGAAGGGGAAGAAGGGCAAGGGCCCGACGCAGCCGAAGGTGCGTGGCGGGTTCCCCGGCGGCATGCCGATGCTCCCGCCCGCCGGCGGTGGCATGCCCGACCTGTCCCAGCTGGGCGGCGGCATGAACGACGTCCCGGGCTTCGACCCGGCCAAGTTCAAGCTGCCGAAGAACAAGTAG
- a CDS encoding [protein-PII] uridylyltransferase: protein MAGGELAEAVDRLLAGRPGRLGAPALRAALVDLYEFRLGKAAAAAGVGTGPGVALVAVGGLGRRELVPFSDLDLVLLHDQHPDIATIADALWYPLWDARIGLDHSVRTPGEALQVASADLRTAMGLLDARHLAGDAELTGRLAAAARDQWRRTARTRLPELAESTRLRWQRSGEIAQSAEPDLKYGRGGLRDLGVLGALAAAQLTDRPGEELRQARELLLDVRTELRRELRRDRDVLSGVDAGLVAAELGFGDRFALARKLSGAGRAVGYAVDVALRATAEPPRGRFGRRPSRTPLADGVVLHGNEVALARDAVPAKDPALLLRVAAAAARTRAPISHGTLRALAESAPELRTPWPAEARDSLTELLGAGEGLVDAVEALDRTGLWARLFPEWGAVRDLPPREPVHSWTVDRHLVRTAVEAAKLTTTVSRPDLLLLAALLHDIGKGRDADHSELGAAISAEVARRIGLSGPDAALVSGAVRHHLLLAHTATRRDIEEPGTIARVAATVGDDVVLLELLQALTQADSLATGPGMWTDWKAGLVAGLVHRCRQVVQGHGFRPPEPLDARRRELVAAAVASGRGEVLITSDGKVATVVVAAPAHTDLLAPTAGVLALHSLEVHTAVLRGHDGGRAGIFTASPKFGSPPDPALLREQLARAVSGVLPLEAKIAAKERDYQPTRVAAAPKVLWFDEETGGSSTVVLELRATDRIGLLYRVAGALRSCDAEVKWAKVATLGAAVVDSFAISPRSGRLDPGWRQRVERAVLAAAS from the coding sequence ATGGCCGGGGGCGAGCTCGCCGAGGCGGTGGACCGGTTGCTGGCAGGCCGGCCCGGCAGGCTCGGCGCGCCCGCGCTGCGCGCCGCGCTGGTCGACCTGTACGAGTTCCGGCTCGGCAAGGCCGCCGCGGCGGCGGGCGTGGGCACCGGACCGGGTGTCGCGCTGGTCGCCGTGGGCGGCCTCGGCCGGCGCGAGCTCGTGCCGTTCTCGGACCTGGACCTGGTGTTGCTGCACGACCAGCACCCGGACATCGCCACCATCGCGGACGCGCTGTGGTACCCGCTGTGGGACGCGCGCATCGGCCTCGACCACTCGGTCCGCACGCCGGGGGAGGCGCTCCAGGTCGCTTCCGCGGACCTGCGCACCGCGATGGGACTGCTCGACGCCCGGCACCTCGCCGGGGACGCCGAGCTGACCGGCCGGCTCGCCGCGGCCGCGCGGGACCAGTGGCGGCGCACCGCACGCACCCGTCTGCCGGAACTGGCGGAGTCGACCCGGCTGCGCTGGCAGCGCAGCGGGGAGATCGCCCAGTCCGCCGAACCCGACCTCAAGTACGGCCGGGGCGGCCTGCGTGACCTCGGTGTGCTGGGGGCGCTGGCCGCCGCCCAGCTCACCGACCGACCGGGGGAGGAACTGCGCCAGGCCCGGGAACTGTTGCTGGACGTGCGCACCGAGTTGCGCCGTGAACTGCGGCGGGACCGGGACGTGCTGTCCGGTGTGGACGCCGGGCTGGTGGCCGCCGAGCTCGGGTTCGGCGACCGTTTCGCGCTCGCGCGCAAGCTGTCCGGTGCCGGCCGGGCGGTCGGCTATGCCGTCGACGTGGCGTTGCGCGCCACCGCTGAACCGCCGCGCGGCCGTTTCGGGCGGCGGCCGAGCCGGACCCCACTGGCCGACGGCGTCGTGCTGCACGGCAACGAGGTGGCCCTGGCCAGGGATGCGGTGCCGGCCAAGGACCCCGCGCTGCTGCTGCGGGTCGCCGCCGCTGCCGCCCGCACCCGCGCGCCGATCTCGCACGGCACCCTCCGCGCTCTCGCCGAGTCGGCCCCGGAACTGCGCACGCCGTGGCCGGCGGAGGCGCGCGACTCGCTCACCGAGCTGCTCGGTGCGGGGGAGGGCCTGGTCGACGCGGTGGAAGCGCTGGACCGCACCGGCCTGTGGGCCCGGTTGTTCCCGGAATGGGGTGCCGTGCGGGACCTGCCCCCGCGCGAGCCGGTGCACTCGTGGACGGTGGACCGGCACCTGGTGCGGACCGCGGTCGAGGCCGCGAAGCTCACCACCACGGTGTCCCGGCCGGACCTGCTGCTGCTGGCCGCGTTGCTGCACGACATCGGCAAGGGCCGCGACGCCGACCACTCCGAGCTGGGCGCCGCGATCTCCGCCGAGGTCGCCCGCCGGATCGGCCTGTCCGGTCCGGACGCCGCGCTCGTCTCGGGTGCGGTGCGGCACCACCTGCTGCTGGCGCACACCGCGACCCGGCGCGACATCGAGGAGCCGGGCACGATCGCGCGGGTGGCCGCGACCGTCGGCGACGACGTGGTCCTGCTGGAGCTGCTGCAGGCGCTGACGCAGGCCGACTCGCTCGCCACCGGCCCGGGCATGTGGACCGATTGGAAGGCCGGTCTGGTCGCCGGCCTGGTCCACCGGTGCCGTCAGGTCGTGCAGGGCCACGGGTTCCGGCCGCCGGAGCCGCTGGACGCCCGGCGGCGCGAGCTGGTCGCCGCGGCCGTCGCGTCCGGTCGCGGTGAGGTGCTCATCACCTCCGACGGCAAGGTGGCGACCGTCGTGGTCGCCGCGCCGGCACACACGGACCTGCTGGCGCCCACGGCCGGAGTCCTCGCGCTGCACTCGCTGGAAGTGCACACCGCGGTACTGCGCGGCCACGACGGCGGACGGGCCGGCATCTTCACCGCGTCGCCGAAGTTCGGATCGCCGCCCGACCCGGCGTTGCTGCGTGAGCAGCTCGCGCGGGCTGTTTCCGGCGTGCTCCCGCTGGAGGCGAAGATCGCCGCGAAGGAACGTGACTACCAGCCCACCCGCGTGGCGGCTGCGCCGAAGGTGCTGTGGTTCGACGAGGAGACCGGCGGATCCAGCACGGTCGTGCTCGAACTGCGGGCCACGGACCGGATCGGGCTGCTCTACCGGGTCGCCGGGGCCCTGCGGTCCTGCGACGCCGAGGTGAAGTGGGCCAAGGTCGCCACGCTCGGCGCCGCGGTCGTGGACTCCTTCGCGATCTCGCCGCGCAGTGGCCGGCTGGACCCGGGATGGCGGCAGCGGGTCGAACGGGCGGTGCTCGCCGCGGCGTCGTGA
- a CDS encoding P-II family nitrogen regulator: MKLITAIVKPFTLDDIRAALEQLGSLGMTVSEVQGYGRQKGHTEVYRGAEYAVDFVAKLRVEVLTDDSNVEKVIDAIVNAAHTGKIGDGKVWVTPVETVIRVRTGERGTDAI; encoded by the coding sequence ATGAAGCTGATCACCGCGATCGTCAAGCCGTTCACCCTGGACGACATCCGCGCCGCGCTGGAGCAGCTCGGTTCGCTCGGCATGACCGTCAGCGAGGTCCAGGGCTACGGCCGCCAGAAGGGGCACACCGAGGTCTACCGCGGTGCCGAATACGCCGTTGATTTCGTCGCCAAGCTGCGGGTCGAGGTGCTCACCGACGACAGCAACGTGGAGAAGGTGATCGACGCGATCGTCAACGCCGCGCACACCGGCAAGATCGGTGACGGCAAGGTCTGGGTGACCCCGGTGGAGACCGTGATCCGGGTCCGTACCGGGGAACGCGGTACGGACGCGATCTAG
- a CDS encoding ammonium transporter → MLNAGDTAWVLASAALVMLMTPGLAFFYGGMVRVKSVLNMLMMNFICLAIVAVLWTLYGFTMAFGNDSFGGLLGSFDHVGLAGTWGKLVGLATAATDTSPAVAWPGGDAIPMLVFVMFQLMFAVITPALISGAIADRAKFWGWALFVVVWVTIVYFPVAHWVFSFDGFLGPDAAGGWIANKLKALDFAGGTAVHINAGAAGLALAIVLGKRRGWPRDTGRPHNVPFVLLGAGLLWFGWYGFNAGSALSAGDLAGVAFTNTTVATASALLGWLLVEQLRFGKPTTLGAASGAVAGLVAITPACGFVTPLGAIAIGAVAGAVCALAVGLKYRFGFDDSLDVVGVHLVGGLVGTLLIGLFATTSVNSLGADGLLYGGGWSQLGKQAAAAFAVLGYSFVLTLIIGGIIKVAGGFRVSKEDEVSGIDEAQHAESAYDLAGGGIGGHSGSTPAALASKDRAALEGSKA, encoded by the coding sequence GTGCTGAACGCGGGAGACACCGCATGGGTGCTGGCCAGCGCCGCGCTGGTCATGCTCATGACACCAGGTCTGGCGTTCTTCTACGGCGGCATGGTCCGCGTGAAGAGCGTGCTGAACATGCTGATGATGAACTTCATCTGCCTGGCGATCGTCGCCGTGCTGTGGACCCTCTACGGGTTCACGATGGCGTTCGGCAACGACTCGTTCGGCGGCCTGCTGGGCAGCTTCGACCACGTGGGACTGGCTGGTACGTGGGGCAAGCTGGTCGGCTTGGCCACCGCGGCGACGGACACCTCACCCGCGGTAGCCTGGCCGGGCGGCGACGCGATCCCGATGCTCGTGTTCGTCATGTTCCAGCTGATGTTCGCCGTCATCACCCCGGCGCTGATCTCCGGTGCGATCGCCGACCGTGCGAAGTTCTGGGGCTGGGCGCTGTTCGTCGTCGTCTGGGTGACGATCGTGTACTTCCCGGTCGCCCACTGGGTGTTCTCGTTCGACGGCTTCCTCGGCCCGGACGCGGCCGGCGGGTGGATCGCCAACAAGCTCAAGGCGCTCGACTTCGCCGGTGGCACCGCGGTGCACATCAATGCCGGTGCCGCCGGCCTGGCGCTCGCGATCGTGCTCGGCAAGCGCCGTGGCTGGCCGCGCGACACCGGCCGCCCGCACAACGTGCCGTTCGTCCTGCTCGGCGCCGGGCTGCTGTGGTTCGGCTGGTACGGCTTCAACGCCGGGTCCGCGCTGAGCGCCGGTGACCTCGCCGGTGTCGCGTTCACCAACACCACCGTCGCCACCGCGTCCGCCCTGCTCGGCTGGCTGCTGGTCGAGCAGCTGCGGTTCGGCAAGCCGACCACCCTCGGTGCTGCCTCCGGCGCGGTCGCCGGTCTCGTCGCGATCACCCCGGCCTGCGGTTTCGTGACCCCGCTCGGCGCCATCGCGATCGGTGCCGTCGCCGGTGCGGTCTGCGCACTGGCGGTGGGCCTCAAGTACCGGTTCGGGTTCGACGATTCGCTGGACGTGGTCGGTGTGCACCTCGTCGGTGGTCTCGTCGGCACCTTGCTGATCGGCTTGTTCGCCACGACCAGCGTGAACTCGCTCGGTGCGGACGGACTGCTCTACGGCGGCGGCTGGAGCCAGCTCGGCAAGCAGGCCGCGGCGGCGTTCGCGGTCCTCGGTTACTCGTTCGTCCTGACGCTGATCATCGGCGGGATCATCAAGGTGGCCGGCGGTTTCCGGGTGAGCAAGGAGGACGAGGTCAGCGGCATCGACGAGGCGCAGCACGCGGAGAGCGCGTACGACTTGGCCGGTGGCGGCATCGGCGGCCACAGTGGATCGACCCCCGCTGCGCTCGCGTCGAAGGACAGGGCGGCCCTGGAAGGAAGCAAGGCATGA
- a CDS encoding putative RNA methyltransferase, which produces MTRPAPLPDAVVAALRCPLCGRSCTLDGRTLRCPSRHSFDLAKQGYVNLLHAGIPAGTADTADMVAARVAFLGAGHYARLRDLIAGVTAEAAGDGLVVDAGAGTGYYLARVLDRAPAATGLALDVSALAVRRAAKAHPRLGAAVWNLWEPWPVASGAAAVVLNVFAPRNGPEFHRVLRPDGTLLVVSPEPGHLAELASLAPVLEVDARKEQRLDAALSAHFALASREGLRQRVTLKPQEIRDAVRMGPTGHHPERLAALADVTEPAEVTLAFTLSVYRRTT; this is translated from the coding sequence ATGACGAGGCCAGCACCGCTGCCGGACGCCGTTGTCGCGGCGTTGCGGTGCCCGCTGTGCGGCCGGTCCTGCACGCTCGACGGCCGCACGCTCCGCTGTCCGTCGCGGCACTCGTTCGACCTCGCGAAGCAGGGTTACGTCAACCTCCTGCACGCCGGCATCCCGGCGGGCACGGCGGACACCGCGGACATGGTCGCCGCGCGGGTGGCGTTCCTGGGTGCCGGGCACTACGCCCGGCTGCGCGACCTGATCGCCGGGGTCACCGCGGAGGCGGCTGGTGACGGCCTGGTCGTGGACGCCGGTGCCGGTACCGGGTACTACCTCGCCAGGGTGCTCGACCGGGCGCCTGCGGCGACCGGGCTGGCGCTCGACGTGTCGGCGCTCGCGGTGCGCCGCGCGGCGAAGGCGCACCCACGGCTGGGCGCCGCGGTGTGGAACCTGTGGGAGCCGTGGCCGGTGGCGTCCGGGGCGGCCGCGGTGGTGCTGAACGTGTTCGCGCCGCGCAACGGCCCGGAGTTCCACCGGGTGCTGCGGCCGGACGGGACGCTGCTCGTGGTCTCGCCGGAACCGGGGCACCTGGCCGAACTCGCGTCGCTGGCGCCGGTGCTGGAGGTGGACGCGCGGAAGGAACAACGCCTCGACGCGGCGTTGTCGGCTCACTTCGCACTGGCCTCCCGGGAGGGACTGCGCCAGCGGGTGACGCTGAAACCGCAGGAGATCCGGGACGCGGTGCGGATGGGCCCGACCGGGCACCACCCGGAGCGGCTCGCGGCGCTCGCGGACGTGACCGAACCGGCCGAGGTGACCCTCGCGTTCACGCTGTCGGTGTACCGGAGGACCACATGA
- a CDS encoding (2Fe-2S)-binding protein, whose product MTAVPATAITDPDWLAGQLRRTAALYGDGGPVVTGTVWWYSVSAMLVTPALDPLVATGRAMDPALDAVTLEVVPDGRVLDARSSRPLGSDVDEIGKALAGTLDAGIAAVAAVSGAGTRALCAIATDAIANVLVWAAKTSGDAARGVVLAGQVVAAVGGHLPRPRFVDVGGTPVVRRASCCLIYRTGRAAKCVSCPRQTPAERAQRLRMTFG is encoded by the coding sequence ATGACGGCCGTGCCCGCGACGGCGATCACCGACCCGGACTGGCTGGCCGGGCAGCTGCGCCGCACCGCGGCGCTCTACGGCGACGGCGGGCCGGTGGTGACCGGCACCGTCTGGTGGTACTCGGTGTCGGCGATGCTGGTGACGCCCGCGCTGGACCCGCTGGTCGCGACCGGCCGGGCGATGGACCCGGCGCTGGACGCGGTGACGCTGGAGGTGGTGCCGGACGGCCGGGTGCTCGACGCCCGCTCGTCGCGGCCGCTCGGGTCCGATGTGGACGAAATCGGCAAGGCACTGGCCGGCACGCTGGACGCCGGGATCGCCGCGGTGGCGGCGGTCAGCGGCGCCGGAACCCGCGCGCTGTGCGCGATCGCGACCGATGCGATCGCGAACGTCCTGGTGTGGGCCGCGAAGACCTCAGGTGATGCCGCACGTGGAGTGGTCCTGGCCGGTCAGGTGGTCGCCGCGGTGGGCGGTCACCTGCCGCGGCCGCGGTTCGTGGACGTCGGCGGCACACCGGTGGTGCGGCGGGCGTCGTGCTGCCTGATCTACCGCACCGGCAGGGCGGCCAAGTGCGTCAGCTGCCCGCGGCAGACCCCCGCGGAACGGGCGCAGCGGTTGCGGATGACGTTCGGTTAA
- a CDS encoding alpha/beta fold hydrolase — protein sequence MIDEDRDVPTSLGTLRVHLRGSGDPIVMWPSLLMDHTLWQAQAEHLSGRFTTVAVDPPGHGASSALRGTFTLDECAGVVIELLDALGFGRTHFLGNSWGAMVGATFAARHPDRVLTSTLMNGTASAAPRRQKAEFAALLAMAKLLRGIRPPLTRSVGKAFLGPTSLRTRPEVVARVIELARRNDVRSLTFAVTSVVSRRPDQRALLASIRTPVLVIGGREDATFPPRELEEMAAAIPGAELVFLEDAAHLAALEVPDVVNKLLDGFLTR from the coding sequence ATGATCGACGAAGATCGCGACGTGCCGACCTCGCTCGGCACCCTCCGGGTGCACCTGCGGGGTTCCGGGGACCCGATCGTGATGTGGCCCAGCCTGCTCATGGACCACACGTTGTGGCAGGCGCAGGCCGAGCACCTGTCCGGACGGTTCACCACGGTGGCGGTGGACCCGCCGGGCCACGGCGCGAGCAGCGCCCTGCGCGGGACCTTCACGCTCGACGAATGCGCCGGTGTGGTCATCGAACTGCTCGACGCGCTCGGGTTCGGCCGGACGCACTTCCTCGGCAACTCGTGGGGCGCGATGGTCGGCGCCACGTTCGCCGCGCGTCATCCCGATCGTGTGCTCACCAGCACCCTGATGAACGGCACCGCGTCGGCGGCCCCACGGCGGCAGAAGGCCGAGTTCGCCGCGCTCCTCGCGATGGCGAAGCTCCTGCGCGGCATCCGCCCGCCGCTCACCCGGTCGGTCGGCAAGGCGTTCCTCGGGCCCACTTCACTGCGCACGCGCCCGGAGGTGGTGGCCCGCGTCATCGAGCTGGCGCGGCGCAACGACGTGCGGTCCCTGACGTTCGCGGTCACCAGCGTGGTCTCCCGGCGGCCCGACCAGCGGGCGCTGCTCGCCTCGATCCGCACCCCGGTGCTGGTCATCGGTGGCCGCGAGGACGCGACCTTCCCGCCGCGGGAACTCGAGGAGATGGCCGCCGCCATCCCCGGTGCCGAACTGGTCTTCCTCGAGGACGCGGCCCACCTCGCGGCCCTCGAAGTGCCGGACGTGGTCAACAAGCTGCTCGACGGCTTCCTGACCCGTTAA
- a CDS encoding MBL fold metallo-hydrolase: MLVMADGVKVTFVGGPTVLLELGGKRFLVDPTFSPAGVHESAPGRPLTKTEDPALTAAQIGPVDTVLLSHDQHADNLDPAGRQYVADSLLTLTTPGGARRLGGTAQGLAPWHQLHIGPVTVTAVPALHGPKGSEEVTGEVTGFVLTGQGLPTVYVSGDNASLDVVRDISRRLRKLDLAVLFAGAARTSLFDGAPLTLTSEDAAEAAHILRARAIVPVHTRGWAHFSEGPDEVRKAFAGAGLSDRLHVLEPGESVVIA, encoded by the coding sequence GTGCTGGTCATGGCAGACGGTGTGAAGGTGACGTTCGTCGGCGGTCCGACGGTGCTGCTGGAGCTGGGCGGCAAGCGGTTCCTGGTCGATCCGACGTTCAGCCCCGCGGGCGTGCACGAGTCGGCGCCGGGGCGGCCGCTGACCAAGACCGAGGACCCGGCGCTGACCGCGGCGCAGATCGGACCGGTCGACACGGTGCTGCTGTCCCACGACCAGCACGCCGACAACCTCGACCCCGCCGGGCGGCAGTACGTCGCGGATTCCCTGCTCACGCTCACCACCCCCGGCGGTGCGCGGCGGCTGGGCGGGACCGCGCAGGGGCTGGCGCCGTGGCACCAGCTGCACATCGGGCCGGTCACGGTGACCGCCGTGCCCGCTCTGCACGGGCCGAAGGGCAGCGAGGAGGTCACCGGTGAGGTCACCGGGTTCGTGCTGACCGGCCAGGGCCTGCCGACGGTGTACGTGAGCGGCGACAACGCCTCGCTCGACGTGGTGCGTGACATCTCCCGGCGGCTGCGCAAGCTGGACCTCGCGGTGCTGTTCGCGGGCGCGGCCCGGACGTCCCTCTTCGACGGCGCTCCCCTCACCCTGACCAGCGAGGACGCCGCGGAGGCCGCGCACATCCTGCGGGCGCGCGCCATCGTGCCCGTGCACACGCGCGGGTGGGCGCACTTCAGCGAGGGTCCCGACGAGGTGCGCAAGGCGTTCGCGGGCGCCGGGTTGAGCGACCGGCTGCACGTGCTGGAGCCGGGTGAGAGCGTGGTGATCGCCTGA
- a CDS encoding helix-turn-helix domain-containing protein, with translation MQLEADFTTEPFRGEGEPPEHAVRAREAAEAAGLAVDFGPLGTTVRGEADTLIEALPAIARAALTGGADRLTLQLSTPAAGREPAGGAPTSLDRLIVEVERELGARLADLDRPGKQRAVRLLEERGAFALRRAAPTVAEALGVTRFTVYNYLNREP, from the coding sequence GTGCAACTGGAAGCCGATTTCACCACCGAGCCGTTCCGCGGCGAGGGCGAACCACCCGAGCACGCCGTCCGCGCCCGCGAGGCCGCCGAGGCGGCCGGCCTGGCCGTGGACTTCGGCCCGCTCGGCACCACCGTCCGCGGCGAGGCGGACACCCTGATCGAGGCGCTCCCGGCGATCGCCAGGGCCGCGCTGACCGGCGGCGCGGACCGCCTGACCCTGCAGCTGTCCACCCCGGCCGCCGGACGCGAACCGGCCGGCGGCGCGCCCACCTCGCTGGACCGGCTCATCGTCGAGGTCGAACGGGAGCTCGGGGCGCGCCTGGCCGATCTGGACCGGCCCGGCAAGCAACGCGCCGTGCGCCTGCTGGAAGAACGGGGCGCCTTCGCGCTTCGACGCGCCGCGCCCACGGTGGCCGAGGCGCTCGGCGTCACCCGCTTCACGGTCTACAACTACCTCAACCGCGAGCCCTGA
- a CDS encoding TetR/AcrR family transcriptional regulator has product MARTREFDTDAALERAMEVFREKGYEGASTRDLTGAIGIGPGSLYAAFHSKEGLYLAALRRHCEHLAHTTQQALTSKRSARTVVRGLLQLAFTGSDPAHWGPGCLLLRAATERAGANPELDRMLRDASRAVEAAFAEILADGRRRGELPQDLDSAAAAHFLVTTLQGLRVMALLGSDRASLSATVETALRCLG; this is encoded by the coding sequence ATGGCCCGCACGCGTGAGTTCGACACCGACGCCGCGCTCGAACGCGCGATGGAGGTGTTCCGCGAGAAGGGCTACGAAGGAGCGTCCACCCGGGATCTGACCGGCGCCATCGGCATCGGGCCAGGCTCGCTCTACGCGGCGTTCCACAGCAAGGAGGGGCTGTACCTGGCCGCGTTGCGGCGCCACTGCGAGCACCTCGCCCATACGACGCAGCAGGCGCTCACTTCGAAGCGGTCCGCGCGGACGGTGGTGCGAGGGCTGCTGCAGCTGGCGTTCACCGGCAGCGATCCGGCGCACTGGGGGCCGGGCTGCCTCCTCCTGCGCGCCGCGACGGAGCGCGCGGGAGCCAACCCCGAACTCGACCGCATGCTCCGCGACGCGTCCCGGGCGGTGGAGGCCGCCTTCGCCGAGATCCTCGCGGATGGCCGGCGTCGCGGCGAACTCCCGCAGGACCTGGATTCGGCCGCGGCCGCGCACTTCCTCGTCACCACGCTGCAGGGACTCCGCGTGATGGCGCTGCTGGGCTCGGATCGGGCGAGCCTGTCCGCGACCGTGGAGACCGCCCTGCGGTGCCTCGGCTGA